A single Oryctolagus cuniculus chromosome 18, mOryCun1.1, whole genome shotgun sequence DNA region contains:
- the ZFP36 gene encoding mRNA decay activator protein ZFP36 has protein sequence MDLTAIYESLVSLHPDPPSDHGGTDPSGLWGPAGITSRLPGRSTSLVEGRSCGWVPPPPGFAPLAPRPGPELAPSPTSPTATPTTSSRYKTELCRTFSESGRCRYGAKCQFAHGLGELRQANRHPKYKTELCHKFYLQGRCPYGSRCHFIHNPSEDLAAPGHPHVLRQSVSFSGLPSGRRTSPPPPGLAGPSLSSCSFSPPSSPPPPGDAPLSPSAFSAAPGTPVARRDPTPACCPSCRRANPVSIWGPLGGLARSPSAHSLGSDPDEYASSGSSLGGSDSPVFETGAFGPPQPPAAPRRLPIFNRISVSE, from the exons ATGGATCTCACAGCCATCTACGAG AGCCTCGTGTCGCTGCACCCTGACCCCCCATCCGACCACGGAGGGACGGATCCTTCGGGACTCTGGGGCCCGGCTGGGATCACCTCTCGCCTGCCGGGCCGCTCCACCAGCCTGGTAGAGGGCCGCAGCTGCGGCTGGGTGCCGCCACCCCCTGGCTTCGCACCCCTGGCTCCCCGCCCGGGCCCGGAGCTGGCGCCCTCGCCCACCTCGCCCACGGCGacccccaccacctcctcccgcTACAAGACTGAGCTGTGTCGGACCTTCTCGGAGAGTGGACGCTGCCGCTACGGCGCCAAATGCCAGTTTGCCCATGGCCTGGGCGAGCTGCGCCAAGCCAATCGCCACCCCAAGTACAAGACTGAACTCTGCCACAAGTTCTACCTCCAGGGCCGCTGTCCCTACGGCTCCCGCTGCCACTTCATCCACAACCCCAGCGAGGACCTGGCCGCCCCCGGCCACCCCCACGTGCTGCGCCAGAGCGTGAGCTTCTCCGGCCTGCCCTCCGGCCGCAGGACATCGCCTCCGCCGCCGGGCCTCGCAggcccctccctgtcctcctgctccttctcgccacccagctccccgcccccaccgggGGACGCTCCGCTTTCACCCTCGGCCTTCTCTGCCGCCCCTGGGACCCCCGTGGCTCGAAGGGACCCCACGCCCgcctgctgcccctcctgccGCCGGGCCAACCCTGTCAGCATCTGGGGGCCCTTGGGTGGCCTGGCCCGGAGCCCCTCGGCGCACTCCCTGGGCTCAGACCCGGATGAGTAcgccagcagcggcagcagcctgGGGGGGTCCGACTCTCCTGTCTTCGAGACGGGAGCTTTCGGGCCACCCCAGCCGCCTGCAGCCCCCAGGCGCCTCCCCATCTTCAACCGCATCTCCGTGTCTGAGTGA
- the MED29 gene encoding mediator of RNA polymerase II transcription subunit 29 — protein MAAPQQQAPGASSAAGVSGPGSAGGPGPQQQPPPPAQLVGSSQSGLLQQQQQDFDPVQRYKMLIPQLKESLQTLMKVAAQNLIQNTNIDNGQKSSDGPIQRFDKCLEEFYALCDQLELCLRLAHECLSQSCDSAKHSPTLVPTATKPDAVQPDSLPYPQYLAVIKAQIACAKDIHTALLDCANKVTGKTPAPPTGPGGTL, from the exons ATGGCTGCTCCCCAGCAGCAGGCTCCGGGGGCGTCTTCGGCCGCTGGTGTATCGGGCCCAGGGTCGGCTGGCGGCCCCggcccccagcagcagccgccgccgccggcacAGCTGGTGGGCTCGTCGCAGAGCGGCctactgcagcagcagcagcaggacttCGACCCTGTGCAGCGCTACAAGATGCTCATCCCGCAGCTCAAGGAGAGTCTGCAG ACCCTGATGAAGGTTGCAGCCCAGAACTTGATTCAAAACACTAACATTGACAATGGACA AAAGAGCAGTGACGGACCCATCCAGCGCTTTGACAAGTGCCTGGAGGAGTTCTACGCGCTCTGTGACCAGCTGGAACTCTGCCTG CGCCTGGCACACGAATGCTTGTCCCAGAGCTGTGACAGCGCCAAGCACTCCCCGACGCTGGTGCCCACGGCCACCAAGCCTGATGCGGTGCAGCCCGACAGCCTGCCCTACCCACAGTACCTGGCGGTCATCAAAGCCCAGATTGCCTGTGCCAAGGACATTCACACCGCCCTGCTGGACTGCGCCAACAAGGTCACGGGCAAGACGCCTGCACCGCCCACGGGCCCCGGGGGCACCctgtga